A window from Equus caballus isolate H_3958 breed thoroughbred chromosome 8, TB-T2T, whole genome shotgun sequence encodes these proteins:
- the LOC102150681 gene encoding putative EP400-like protein, with the protein MHHGSGPQNVQHQLQRSRVFASSEGEEQQAHPNPPQSPATPFAPSASPSAPQSPGYQVQQLVNRSPVAGQNVSIALQNVGPVVGGSPQITLAPLPLPSPTSPGFQFSAQQRRFEHGSPSYIQVTSPLSQQVQTQSPTQPSPGPGPGLQSVRAGAPGPGLGLCSSSPTGGFVDASVLVRQISLSPSSGGHFVFQEGPGLAQMAQGAQVQLQHAGTPISVRERRLSQPHAQSGGTVHHLGPQSPAASGGAGLQPLASPSHITTASLPPQISSIIQGQLIQQQQVLQGPPLTRPLLPGVGVGVGGTSAFGMTSPPPPTSPSRTTVPLGLSSLPLTSAGSAGVRKAPKKLEEIPPASQELAEMRKQCLDYHYREMEALKEAFKEYLIELFFLQHLQGNMMDFLAFKKKHYAPLQAYLRQNDLDPEEEEEEQQSEVISDEVKVVTGKDGQTGTPVAIATQLPPNVSAAFSSQQQPFQENQIHQQIAESRKTGLWSVRQLPKLQEAPRPRSHWDHLLGEVQWMATDFAQERRWKVAAAKKRPSLLM; encoded by the exons ATGCACCATGGCAGCGGCCCTCAGAATGTCCAGCACCAGCTGCAGAGGTCCAGGGTCTTCGCCAGCAGCGAAGGAGAGGAACAGCAGGCCCATCCAAATCCACCCCAGTCCCCCGCCACACCCTTCGCACCGTCGGCGAGCCCGTCTGCACCCCAGTCACCCGGTTACCAAGTGCAGCAGCTGGTGAACAGGAGTCCGGTGGCTGGGCAGAACGTGAGCATCGCCCTTCAGAATGTTGGACCGGTGGTGGGAGGAAGCCCACAGATCACGCTCGCCCCTCTGccgctccccagccccacctctccaGGTTTTCAGTTCAGTGCCCAGCAGAGGCGGTTTGAGCATGGATCTCCGTCGTACATCCAGGTTACCTCGCCACTGTCCCAACAGGTGCAGACTCAGagccccacccagcccagccctgggccggGGCCGGGCCTGCAGAGCGTGCGGGCGGGCGCCCCTGGCCCCGGCCTGGGCCTTTGCAGCAGCAGCCCCACCGGGGGCTTTGTGGACGCCAGCGTGCTGGTGAGGCAGATCAGCTTGAGCCCGTCCAGTGGCGGGCACTTTGTGTTTCAGGAGGGCCCGGGCCTCGCCCAGATGGCTCAGGGAGCCCAGGTGCAGCTGCAGCATGCAGGGACTCCCATCTCAGTCAGAGAACGGAGACTTTCGCAGCCCCATGCGCAATCTGGGGGGACCGTCCACCACCTGGGACCCCAGAGCCCTGCGGCCTCGGGTGGGGCCGGCCTGCAGCccctggccagccccagccacATCACCACGGCCAGCTTGCCACCCCAGATCAGCAGCATCATCCAGGGGCAGCTGATCCAGCAGCAGCAGGTGCTGCAGGGGCCGCCGCTGACCAGACCTCTGCTTCCCGGGGTCGGAGTCGGGGTTGGGGGGACTTCAGCATTTGGGATGAcgtccccacctccccccaccagcCCTTCCAGGACCACAGTGCCGCTGGGCCTCTCCAGCCTTCCTCTCACGTCTGCGGGGAGTGCGGGGGTGAGAAAGGCTCCCAAGAAGTTGGAGGAGATCCCCCCGGCCTCCCAGGAGCTGGCTGAGATGAGGAAGCAGTGCCTGGACTACCACTACAGAGAGATGGAGGCGCTGAAGGAGGCCTTCAAGGAGTATTTGATCGAACTGTTTTTCTTGCAACACCTTCAAGGGAACATGATGGATTTCTTAGCTTTTAAGAAGAAACATTATGCCCCGTTACAAGCTTATCTTAGGCAGAACGATTTGGAccctgaggaagaggaggaggagcagcagtCTGAAGTTATTAGTGATGAG gtaAAGGTTGTGACGGGAAAGGATGGGCAGACTGGTACTCCTGTTGCTATAGCAACCCAGCTTCCTCCAAATGTTTCTGCTGCTTTTTCATCCCAGCAGCAACCATTTCAG GAAAACCAGATCCATCAGCAAATAGCAGAGTCGAGGAAAACAGGCCTGTGGTCAGTGAGGCAGCTGCCAAAACTGCAGGAGGCGCCGCGCCCCAGATCGCACTGGGACCATCTGCTGGGGGAAGTGCAGTGGATGGCCACCGACTTCGCCCAGGAGAGGAGGTGGAAGGTGGCCGCTGCCAAGAAG AGACCCTCACTGTTGATGTGA